A single Dermacentor variabilis isolate Ectoservices chromosome 9, ASM5094787v1, whole genome shotgun sequence DNA region contains:
- the LOC142557873 gene encoding uncharacterized protein LOC142557873, whose translation MSEDDKIKHIPEVLLNLCQSFDGLRRQRPISCQNIQSANSVSSIRLFPDMTNSTLSQHIKDFIREEVARRSNPGSLRNQAEANRLLRSLQKCAFEERNPKLLPSLLVEPTRVHGSSPSLRSLLASRTCALLSDINGVPYITAARRSPHHSRSNPGSLRNQAEANRLLRSLQKCAFEERNPKLLPSLLVEPTRVHGSSPSLRSLLASRTCALLSDINGVPYITAARRSPHHSRSNPGSLRNQAEANRLLRSLQKCAFEERNPKLLPSLLVEPTRVHGSSPSLRSLLASRTCALLSDINGVPYITAARRSPHHSRSNPGSLRNQAEANRLLRSLQGSCSTATCLGRNRCTVCVKRLRTVVLPCLRHGGTFHLLFLDHCIFHYVTVISVIAVNHGESHTKRI comes from the exons atgtcagaggatgacaagatcaaacacatcCCCGAGGTCCTCCttaacctctgccagagctttgacgGGCTGCGCCGTCAACGTCCCATCTCTTGCCAGAACATTCAGAGCGCCAATTCCGTCTCGAGCATCAGGCTTTTTCCCGACATGACCAACTCGACCCTCTCACAGCATATCAAAGATTTTATTCGTGAAGAGGTGGCGAG acggagcaatccaggcagccttcgcaaccaggcagaggctaaccgccttcttcgttcattgcagaaatgcgcgtttgaggagcggaatccgaagctgctaccgtcactgctggtggaacctacacgtgtccacggatcgtccccctccctccgttctctactggcaagccgcacctgcgcactactgtccgatatcaacggcgtcccctatataaccgctgcacgacggtccccacatcattcacggagcaatccaggcagccttcgcaaccaggcagaggctaaccgccttcttcgttcattgcagaaatgcgcgtttgaggagcggaatccgaagctgctaccgtcactgctggtggaacctacacgtgtccacggatcgtccccctccctccgttctctactggcaagccgcacctgcgcactactgtccgatatcaacggcgtcccctatataaccgctgcacgacggtccccacatcattcacggagcaatccaggcagccttcgcaaccaggcagaggctaaccgccttcttcgttcattgcagaaatgcgcgtttgaggagcggaatccgaagctgctaccgtcactgctggtggaacctacacgtgtccacggatcgtccccctccctccgttctctactggcaagccgcacctgcgcactactgtccgatatcaacggcgtcccctatataaccgctgcacgacggtccccacatcattcacggagcaatccaggcagccttcGCAACCAGGCAGAGGCTAACCGCCTTCTTCGTTCATTGCAG ggGTCATGTTCGACTGCCACTTGTCTtggaaggaacaggtgcacagtgTGTGTAAAAAGGTTGCGTACGGTTGTTTTACCTTGTCTAAGGCACGGCGGCACTTTCCACCTGCTATTCTTAGATCACTGTATTTTTCATTATGTCACAGTCATCTC